A single genomic interval of Oreochromis aureus strain Israel breed Guangdong linkage group 12, ZZ_aureus, whole genome shotgun sequence harbors:
- the slc7a4 gene encoding cationic amino acid transporter 4 produces MATCPRGCAPVVRLCQKLNRLKTLEDDMMATSLKRCLSTLDLTLMGVGGMVGSGLYVLTGTVAKDTAGPAVIISFVFAGIASLLAAFCYAEFGARIPKTGSAYMFTYVSVGEVWAFLIGWNVILENMIGGAAVARAWSGYLDSIFNHAIQNFTETHIMQWNVPFLAHYPDLLAAGILVVASFFISFGVQVSSYLNHIFSTVSMGVIVFILVFGFVLAEPANWSQEQGGFAPYGMSGILAGSATCFYAFVGFDVIASSSEEAKNPQKAVPIATAISLGLAATAYILVSTVLTLMVPWHTLDPNSALADAFFRRGYSWAGIVVAVGSICAMNTVLLCNLFSLPRIVYAMAEDGLFFSIFARVNPITKVPVNAILVFGILMATMALSFDLEALVQFLSIGTLLAYTFVAASVIVLRFQPEKTSSKGTPSTSPNPNNEPSPVPLESQTISEDSEEPKQYESFSDKLQLVERQKQKERRGVGQLKACWEPYLDRLLGDCEPGEVVAFCVLTLIVSSVSLCAVLEFGRKQLQLPLWSFTMLLVIFSLAYILSLAIIWVHEPQRNNKTFQVPLVPLTPGASILFNVFLMMKLSLLTWIRFTVWIAIGLFVYFGYGIWHSKEGIRELQPKDMAARYVVLPSGSLVETVQSVQPDSELDTSAHHIDGPAASAAEECNRKR; encoded by the exons ATGGCAACCTGTCCGAGAGGCTGTGCACCAGTGGTGCGCCTTTGTCAGAAACTGAACCGCCTCAAGACACTAGAAGATGACATGATGGCCACGTCCCTCAAACGCTGCCTCTCCACCCTGGACCTGACGCTGATGGGTGTCGGGGGAATGGTGGGCTCTGGCTTGTATGTTCTGACAGGAACGGTGGCCAAAGACACAGCCGGGCCCGCTGTCATCATATCTTTCGTCTTCGCAGGTATTGCTTCTTTATTGGCTGCCTTTTGCTATGCTGAGTTCGGAGCGCGCATTCCCAAAACGGGATCTGCCTACATGTTTACTTACGTCTCTGTGGGGGAGGTGTGGGCCTTTCTCATCGGCTGGAATGTGATTCTGGAGAACATGATCGGTGGGGCTGCGGTGGCTCGTGCCTGGAGCGGCTATCTAGACTCCATTTTTAACCACGCCATCCAGAATTTCACAGAGACGCACATTATGCAGTGGAACGTTCCCTTCCTCGCGCATTACCCTGACCTGCTCGCAGCAGGAATTCTGGTGGTTGCctcatttttcatttcctttgGCGTCCAAGTGTCCTCTTACCTCAACCACATCTTCTCCACCGTTAGTATGGGGGTTATTGTTTTCATCCTGGTCTTTGGCTTTGTGCTGGCTGAGCCAGCCAATTGGAGCCAGGAGCAAGGGGGCTTTGCACCTTACGGCATGTCGGGAATACTGGCAGGTTCGGCCACATGTTTCTATGCATTTGTGGGCTTTGATGTAATTGCTTCCTCAAGTGAGGAGGCAAAGAATCCACAGAAGGCTGTCCCTATCGCCACTGCTATCTCCCTTGGATTGGCAGCAACAGCCTACATCCTGGTCTCCACAGTGCTTACGCTGATGGTACCCTGGCATACACTGGACCCCAACTCGGCTCTGGCAGATGCCTTTTTCCGCCGTGGTTATAGTTGGGCTGGAATTGTTGTGGCAGTCGGTTCCATATGTG CCATGAACACTGTGCTGCTCTGTAAtctcttctccctccctcgGATTGTGTATGCCATGGCAGAGGACGGATTGTTCTTCTCCATTTTTGCAAGAGTCAATCCCATCACCAAGGTTCCTGTTAATGCTATTCTGGTGTTTGGAATCCTCATGGCCACCATGGCTCTCAGCTTTGACCTGGAGGCCTTGGTTCAGTTCTTGTCCATCGGGACTCTCCTGGCTTACACCTTCGTGGCAGCGAGTGTTATCGTGCTGCGCTTCCAGCCTGAGAAAACCAGCTCAAAGGGAACGCCTTCTACATCTCCCAACCCCAACAACGAGCCTTCCCCTGTCCCCTTGGAATCTCAGACCATATCTGAGGACAGCGAGGAGCCAAAGCAGTACGAGTCCTTCTCAGACAAACTCCAGTTGGTAGAAAGGCAGAAGCAAAAAGAGAGGCGTGGCGTGGGGCAGCTGAAGGCGTGCTGGGAGCCGTACCTGGACAGGCTGCTGGGGGACTGTGAGCCGGGTGAGGTGGTGGCCTTCTGTGTGCTGACTTTGATAGTGAGCTCGGTGTCCCTCTGTGCTGTGCTAGAATTTGGaaggaaacagctgcagctgcCGTTGTGGAGCTTCACAATGCTTCTGGTGATTTTTAGCTTAGCCTACATTCTCAGCCTTGCTATTATATGGGTCCATGAGccacaaagaaacaacaaaacattcCAG GTACCTCTGGTTCCATTGACTCCAGGTGCCAGTATCCTCTTTAATGTATTCCTCATGATGAAGCTCAGCCTTCTAACCTGGATTCGATTCACTGTGTGGATTGCCATAG GTCTTTTTGTGTATTTCGGTTACGGGATCTGGCACAGCAAGGAGGGAATACGGGAGCTGCAGCCCAAAGACATGGCCGCACGCTATGTGGTGCTACCCAGCGGCAGCCTGGTAGAGACAGTGCAGTCCGTTCAGCCCGATAGTGAGCTGGACACCTCAGCGCACCACATCGACGgccccgctgcctcagcagccGAGGAGTGCAACAGAAAGAGATAA
- the dgcr6 gene encoding protein DGCR6 isoform X2 — MDGYPSVTGGDSTQQQERHYYLLSELQTLVKDLPSSFQQRLSYNTLSDLALALIDGTVYEIVQGLLDIQHLTEKNLYNQRQKLHCEHQALKQDLARKHKDALQSCKSHNLVLLKANQQAELEALEVRVREEQKMMDKKIVAEMDQKVIDQQNTLEKAGVPGFYVTTNPQELTMQMNLLELILKLQQKESQSGLL; from the exons ATGGACGGTTATCCCAGTGTCACTGGGGGGGATTCTACACAACAACAAGAAAGACATTACTACCTGTTATCTGAACTGCAAACACTGGTCAAAGACTTGCCGAG CTCCTTTCAGCAGCGCCTGTCCTACAACACGCTGAGTGACCTTGCTCTAGCCCTGATAGACGGGACGGTATATGAGATTGTGCAGGGCCTGCTGGATATACAGCATCTGACAGAGAAGAATCTCTACAATCAGAGACAGAAGCTGCACTGTGAACACCAAG CACTCAAACAAGACCTTGCACGAAAACACAAAGATGCCCTGCAGTCATGTAAGTCTCACAACCTTGTGCTGCTCAAGGCAAACCAACAAGCCGAGCTAGAG GCTCTGGAAGTTCGTGTGCGAGAGGAACAAAAAATGATGGATAAGAAGATCGTAGCAGAAATGGATCAAAAAGTGATAGACCAGCAAAACACGCTGGAGAAAGCAGGAGTCCCTGGGTTTTACGTCACCACTAATCCTCAG gaGCTGACAATGCAGATGAACCTACTTGAATTGATCCTTAAGCTTCAACAGAAGGAGTCTCAATCTGGACTTCTATGA